The Leptospira fletcheri genome includes a region encoding these proteins:
- a CDS encoding undecaprenyl-diphosphate phosphatase, protein MESFLNALFRSVIEAVTEFLPVSSTGHLFLFSSFFPFAEGGEFDDLFDIFIQSGAILSVIVLYRDRFLHHITLSLNYVRGKEKDATGILFVSQILVGALPILAVGFLLKGFLDKIKAREDLLLILGSAWVGGGILILLAEAWFRKQNADRNPEPIRLKDAILIGIFQCTALVPGMSRSAATIVTARFLKKDARHSAEFSFFLAVPVLLSAGIYKLYKHRHILNGDTLPVLGFGFLASFLLCILVIRWFLRFLQSHSFDTFGVYRILLGSAVLIFYKLN, encoded by the coding sequence TTGGAATCTTTCCTAAACGCCCTATTCCGAAGCGTCATCGAGGCGGTTACGGAATTCCTGCCGGTGTCCTCAACCGGACATTTGTTCCTGTTCTCCTCCTTTTTCCCTTTTGCGGAAGGAGGAGAATTCGACGATCTTTTCGATATTTTTATCCAGAGCGGAGCGATTCTTTCGGTAATCGTTCTGTACCGGGACCGCTTTTTACATCACATCACTCTTAGTCTGAATTACGTTCGCGGCAAAGAGAAGGATGCAACCGGCATCCTTTTCGTGTCTCAGATTTTGGTAGGGGCTCTGCCTATTCTTGCGGTCGGATTTCTTTTGAAGGGATTTTTGGACAAGATCAAAGCGAGGGAGGACCTTTTGTTGATTTTGGGTTCCGCCTGGGTCGGGGGAGGAATTCTGATTCTTTTGGCGGAAGCATGGTTTCGGAAACAGAACGCTGATCGGAATCCGGAACCGATTCGGCTGAAGGATGCGATCCTGATCGGAATCTTCCAATGCACCGCCTTAGTTCCGGGAATGTCCAGGTCCGCTGCGACGATCGTGACGGCAAGGTTCTTGAAGAAAGACGCCCGTCATTCCGCCGAGTTCTCCTTTTTTCTTGCGGTTCCGGTTTTGTTAAGCGCAGGGATCTATAAACTCTACAAACATAGGCATATTCTCAACGGAGACACCTTGCCGGTGTTAGGGTTCGGATTTTTGGCCTCGTTTCTACTCTGCATTCTTGTCATACGGTGGTTCCTTCGGTTTCTCCAATCCCATTCCTTCGATACTTTCGGGGTATACCGGATCCTGCTGGGGTCAGCCGTCTTGATCTTCTATAAATTAAATTGA
- a CDS encoding lipoprotein LipL31, whose product MKRILPLLSIFFFNVFFIGCGDGTPVIESIDGTKITVGSFESAYETAIDTLSRTQNIEKKNIIDFITKDAAEVPEQMRPLRDEFQKKTFFDRYRQMMMIKLVADKSGFTKRADIKEILKFQEMQLISNLYIAEQVESKIKISEEEAQTECGELRKRNAEVNTLPIDRCLLLARAQIKSRRSMEVYPKVLERVKEGVTIKHNEKFDLENYLSKNIVFPEAAKTEKKESSEAK is encoded by the coding sequence ATGAAACGCATACTTCCTTTGCTCAGTATTTTCTTTTTCAATGTTTTCTTTATCGGATGCGGAGACGGTACTCCAGTGATCGAATCCATTGACGGAACGAAGATCACCGTCGGCAGTTTCGAAAGCGCTTATGAGACCGCAATCGATACCCTAAGCCGCACTCAAAACATAGAAAAAAAGAACATCATAGATTTTATTACGAAAGATGCCGCGGAAGTTCCCGAACAGATGAGACCTCTCCGCGACGAATTTCAGAAAAAAACCTTTTTTGATCGTTATCGCCAGATGATGATGATCAAGTTGGTCGCGGACAAAAGCGGATTTACCAAAAGGGCAGATATTAAGGAAATCTTAAAGTTCCAGGAGATGCAGTTGATTTCCAACCTCTACATCGCCGAGCAAGTGGAATCCAAGATAAAGATTTCGGAAGAAGAAGCTCAGACGGAGTGCGGTGAATTAAGAAAACGGAATGCGGAAGTGAATACCCTTCCGATCGATCGTTGTCTTTTGCTTGCGAGAGCGCAGATCAAAAGTCGTCGCTCTATGGAAGTCTATCCCAAAGTATTGGAAAGGGTCAAGGAAGGAGTTACGATCAAGCACAACGAAAAGTTCGATTTGGAAAACTACTTAAGCAAAAATATCGTATTCCCGGAAGCCGCCAAAACGGAGAAAAAAGAATCCTCCGAAGCTAAATGA
- the mfd gene encoding transcription-repair coupling factor, with protein sequence MSRVEVSAADWKRPLSQKILQSWNHLRRIASAPASVHGLLASLIGDISPRSVVVISSTNTEAEFLYRESLSFLKPERTHYFPGQEVLPYEYMRYPQEMKRERIKVLAKILSGEKAILFTSVAGFLKSVPAPEALKSRTIKLEVGQEFGLEALLRELLRLGYSRKDVCEAFGEFSLKGGILDVFSSLSRDPIRIDFFGEEIESIRTFDPATQRSLSSMENAWILPADEYVLTEEQKIAYRKLISEADSSLHLPEIPDDSGGTYFEELVPFVRQNTGFLSYFQEPPLLLFPSPKDSQEKLANLLREFESLYEKRNKEVLCAPPSFLLSLEKEFKSVENAEGILFSQLPPSGPEDLVCPLKEAPSFKGKIREVREKIAQLREDGGWTVLLTSSFEAQTKRLQGLFESEDIHLLNPESVEPEEILFSKGREDVFLAVSEIRSGFIWEEEKILLLSENDVFGREYKRKTRFKKQNSKAIQSFLDLKEGDFIVHVNHGVGRFLKIERVNAGGKERDFLKLEYHGGDSLFVPLDQISLVQRFVGGTEKPRLDSLGKSTWKKTKDRVQKAVEGLAEDLVRMYSNRIKLQGYAFPPDTIYQEEFEAEFEYEETPDQIDAIEAVKKDLESPRPMDRLICGDVGYGKTEVAIRAAFKVSMAGKQILMLAPTTILALQHYNTIKKRFENYPISVELISRLRTASETKQVLKKFSEGKVDMIIGTHAILANSVHPKNLGLLIIDEEQRFGVNHKESIKKLKNLVDVLTLTATPIPRTLHMALTGIRELSIIATPPKNRQSVETYVLEEDDDLVRDAIRRELSRGGQVFYLYNRVESIERETKRLNEIVPEASIGVLHGQMTEDEIEETLVDFYAKKYDILVTTTIIESGIDIPNVNTLLVKRADLFGLSQLYQIRGRVGRSDRKAYAYMLLPRDRVVTEDAEKRLNTIYEYQELGSGFKVAMRDLEIRGAGNLLGKEQSGDIMEVGFDLYVQMLEESIAKIRGEEIPVEVRTAINLETDFYIPETYIPDTRQKIEFYKRFEGAKDMDEIEEISAEMVDRFGEPPEEAKTFLLLEKIRTLASRIGFETVAEVGEEIRMKSGPHFLGSYEKIVNLISARVGLTMNPREPNVLLYLPGKANQKEKLSNLVYLLTEMQPVKK encoded by the coding sequence ATGTCAAGAGTCGAAGTCTCCGCCGCCGATTGGAAGCGTCCGCTTTCCCAAAAGATACTGCAATCCTGGAACCACCTCCGAAGAATCGCTTCGGCTCCTGCTTCCGTTCACGGCTTGTTGGCCTCTCTGATCGGAGATATAAGTCCGCGATCCGTAGTGGTAATCAGCTCCACCAATACCGAAGCGGAGTTTCTTTATCGCGAATCCCTCAGTTTTCTCAAACCGGAACGAACCCATTATTTCCCGGGTCAGGAAGTTCTACCGTACGAGTATATGCGTTACCCTCAGGAAATGAAACGGGAACGTATCAAGGTTTTGGCCAAGATTCTTTCCGGTGAAAAGGCGATCCTATTCACGTCCGTGGCCGGCTTTCTAAAATCCGTTCCGGCACCCGAGGCGTTGAAAAGTAGAACGATCAAATTGGAAGTCGGACAAGAGTTCGGTTTGGAAGCTTTACTTCGCGAGCTATTGCGTCTAGGTTATTCCCGAAAAGACGTATGTGAAGCGTTCGGGGAATTCAGTCTGAAGGGCGGAATTTTGGACGTATTCTCGTCTCTTTCGCGGGATCCGATTCGGATCGATTTTTTCGGAGAAGAGATCGAATCCATCCGCACTTTCGATCCGGCAACGCAGAGATCCTTGTCAAGCATGGAGAACGCGTGGATTTTACCCGCTGACGAATACGTCCTTACAGAGGAACAAAAAATCGCATATCGGAAATTGATATCCGAAGCGGATTCTTCCCTTCATCTTCCCGAAATTCCGGACGACTCCGGAGGAACCTATTTCGAAGAGTTGGTTCCTTTCGTGCGGCAAAATACCGGCTTTTTGTCCTATTTTCAGGAGCCGCCGCTACTTTTGTTTCCTTCTCCGAAGGATTCGCAGGAAAAACTCGCGAATTTGTTAAGAGAATTCGAGTCGCTCTACGAGAAAAGGAATAAAGAAGTGTTGTGCGCTCCACCTTCTTTTCTCTTGTCTCTAGAAAAGGAATTCAAATCGGTCGAGAATGCGGAAGGTATCCTTTTTTCCCAACTTCCGCCGTCAGGCCCGGAGGACTTGGTCTGTCCTTTGAAAGAGGCCCCTTCTTTTAAAGGGAAAATAAGGGAAGTGAGGGAAAAGATCGCTCAGTTGCGGGAAGATGGGGGATGGACCGTCCTATTGACTTCCTCCTTCGAGGCCCAGACGAAGAGACTACAGGGATTGTTCGAATCGGAGGACATTCATCTTTTAAATCCGGAGTCCGTCGAACCTGAGGAGATCCTTTTCTCCAAGGGACGAGAGGATGTCTTCTTGGCGGTATCCGAGATTCGTAGCGGCTTTATTTGGGAAGAGGAAAAGATCCTTCTACTTTCGGAAAACGACGTATTCGGCCGGGAATACAAACGGAAAACTAGATTCAAAAAACAGAATAGTAAAGCGATCCAGAGTTTCTTAGATCTGAAAGAGGGCGACTTTATCGTTCACGTGAACCACGGAGTCGGGCGTTTTCTCAAGATAGAAAGGGTAAATGCGGGAGGAAAGGAAAGGGATTTTCTTAAACTCGAATACCACGGAGGAGACAGTCTTTTCGTTCCTTTGGATCAGATCTCCTTGGTGCAACGTTTCGTCGGGGGAACGGAAAAGCCCAGGCTGGACAGTCTAGGAAAAAGCACCTGGAAAAAAACCAAAGACCGGGTTCAAAAAGCGGTGGAAGGCTTGGCGGAAGACCTGGTCCGCATGTATTCCAACAGGATAAAGCTCCAGGGTTACGCTTTTCCTCCAGACACGATCTATCAGGAGGAATTCGAGGCGGAATTCGAATACGAGGAAACCCCGGATCAGATAGACGCGATCGAAGCTGTCAAAAAAGATTTGGAGTCTCCAAGGCCGATGGATCGTCTGATCTGCGGGGACGTAGGATACGGAAAAACGGAAGTCGCCATTCGCGCGGCGTTTAAGGTCTCGATGGCTGGGAAGCAAATCCTTATGCTTGCGCCTACCACCATTTTGGCTTTACAACATTATAATACGATTAAGAAGAGATTCGAGAATTATCCCATTTCCGTCGAGCTCATATCCCGACTTCGTACCGCCTCGGAAACGAAACAGGTTCTGAAGAAATTTTCCGAAGGAAAAGTGGATATGATCATCGGGACGCACGCGATTCTCGCCAATTCCGTTCACCCGAAAAATCTAGGGCTGCTGATCATCGACGAAGAGCAGAGATTCGGCGTGAACCATAAGGAATCCATCAAGAAGTTGAAGAATTTGGTCGACGTGCTCACGCTGACCGCCACGCCGATTCCGAGAACCCTGCATATGGCTTTAACCGGAATCCGGGAACTTTCCATCATAGCGACTCCTCCCAAAAACCGTCAGAGTGTAGAGACCTACGTACTGGAAGAAGATGACGATTTGGTGAGGGACGCGATCCGAAGGGAACTTTCCAGAGGGGGGCAGGTCTTTTATCTTTACAATCGTGTGGAATCCATAGAGCGGGAAACCAAGCGCTTGAATGAAATCGTTCCCGAGGCTTCGATCGGGGTTCTTCACGGCCAGATGACGGAAGACGAGATCGAAGAGACTTTGGTGGATTTTTACGCCAAAAAGTACGATATTCTGGTCACGACCACCATCATTGAGTCGGGTATCGACATCCCGAACGTGAATACCCTGCTCGTAAAACGGGCGGACTTGTTCGGCCTTTCGCAGCTGTATCAGATTCGCGGCCGGGTAGGGCGCAGCGATCGCAAAGCCTATGCGTATATGCTTTTACCGAGAGATCGAGTGGTAACCGAGGATGCGGAAAAGAGGCTGAACACGATTTACGAGTACCAGGAACTCGGCTCCGGATTCAAGGTCGCTATGAGGGATTTGGAGATTCGCGGCGCAGGAAATCTGCTCGGAAAGGAACAGTCCGGCGATATCATGGAAGTGGGATTCGATTTGTATGTCCAGATGCTGGAAGAATCCATCGCAAAAATTCGGGGAGAAGAAATTCCCGTAGAAGTCAGAACTGCGATCAATTTGGAAACGGATTTTTACATTCCGGAAACGTACATACCGGATACACGTCAGAAAATCGAGTTTTATAAGCGCTTTGAAGGTGCGAAAGACATGGACGAGATCGAAGAGATTTCCGCCGAAATGGTGGATCGATTCGGAGAGCCTCCGGAAGAGGCAAAAACCTTCCTTTTGTTGGAAAAGATCCGCACTCTTGCCTCACGTATCGGTTTTGAAACTGTAGCCGAAGTCGGAGAAGAAATTCGAATGAAATCCGGCCCGCATTTCCTAGGAAGCTACGAGAAAATCGTGAACTTGATCTCAGCTAGGGTCGGCCTGACCATGAATCCGAGAGAACCGAACGTGCTACTCTATCTTCCCGGTAAGGCGAATCAAAAAGAAAAATTATCGAATCTAGTGTATCTTCTGACGGAGATGCAGCCCGTTAAAAAGTAA
- the panC gene encoding pantoate--beta-alanine ligase, translating into MIVLKNPNELREVVQGWKHHGAEIGFAPTMGFLHEGHGALFSRSVSENDRTVVSIFVNPAQFNDPEDYSKYPTSTETDLELCKAVGVDLVYLPDKDTVYPGGIPSIELRIPRLMRNLDATTRPGHFEGVLLVLSRFFHAVEADRAYFGKKDYQQYLIVKEFVRMLGFPMEIIGVETVRDPKGLALSSRNARLSDSEKDEALLLSRALRLGESLIQNGEKDPEAVRVVMSDVLDSSASLRTDYLEVLDADTLEELQILKGEVLLAAAAFVGQVRLIDNTTVRIS; encoded by the coding sequence ATGATCGTATTAAAAAATCCGAATGAACTGCGAGAAGTCGTCCAGGGCTGGAAGCATCACGGTGCGGAAATCGGCTTTGCGCCGACCATGGGGTTTCTGCATGAAGGACACGGAGCGCTTTTTTCTCGTTCCGTTTCGGAGAACGATAGAACGGTCGTTTCCATTTTCGTAAATCCTGCTCAGTTCAACGACCCTGAAGATTATTCCAAATACCCGACCAGCACGGAAACGGATTTGGAACTCTGCAAAGCCGTCGGGGTGGATTTGGTCTATTTGCCGGACAAGGATACCGTCTATCCTGGGGGAATTCCGAGTATAGAACTTCGGATCCCCAGATTGATGCGGAATCTGGATGCGACTACGAGACCGGGGCATTTCGAGGGAGTGCTCTTGGTTCTATCCAGATTTTTTCATGCAGTCGAGGCGGATCGGGCCTACTTCGGCAAAAAGGATTACCAACAGTACCTGATCGTAAAGGAATTCGTGCGCATGTTAGGTTTTCCGATGGAGATCATCGGAGTGGAAACAGTGCGTGATCCCAAGGGCCTAGCCTTAAGTTCCCGGAACGCTAGACTGTCGGATTCGGAAAAGGATGAGGCGCTTCTATTGTCTCGAGCGCTACGCTTGGGAGAAAGCTTAATTCAAAACGGGGAAAAGGATCCGGAAGCCGTGAGGGTCGTCATGTCCGACGTCTTGGATTCCTCCGCTTCTCTTCGGACGGATTATCTGGAGGTGTTGGATGCGGACACACTCGAAGAATTACAGATCTTGAAAGGCGAAGTACTTCTGGCCGCGGCGGCCTTCGTCGGACAAGTTCGTTTAATCGATAATACTACCGTTCGGATATCTTAG
- the hisD gene encoding histidinol dehydrogenase, whose translation MGIRIREVDGSFSLKPILERAKEDLGETLPLVSPILDAVRTGGDRALRELTLRFDKLECESFYHPISEWKGSVSNDLQNALEKAKENIEAFHRAQFPAPLDTIVSGNRLGIRYTPIESVSVYAPGGKALYPSTILMGVIPAKIAGVPHVQIVTPPQKGGIPDGLFAAAKVAGADAIITVGGAQGIAAAAFGTETIPKSEFVIGPGNKFVTAAKIILSGQGRIGIDSPAGPSEVLIIADDSANPNWVAADLLSQAEHGEDSAAILCTDSMEFAKRVSEELDLALIQRPKRKEMKSASIENEGWILVFPDLDACLKFSNEYAPEHLEIQTRNYQELFRGVKHAGSVFLGPYSPVAMGDYISGTNHILPTAGGSRIFSSLGVATFLKRVTYQEVNPASLTELYPHVKVLSEFEGLDEEHGNSVKIRITGK comes from the coding sequence ATGGGGATTCGTATCCGGGAAGTAGACGGGAGCTTTTCTCTCAAGCCGATCTTAGAGCGTGCCAAAGAAGACCTAGGAGAAACTCTTCCTTTGGTTTCTCCGATTTTGGACGCGGTCCGTACTGGAGGGGACAGGGCGCTCCGGGAATTGACCCTCCGGTTCGACAAGCTGGAATGCGAATCGTTTTATCATCCGATTTCGGAATGGAAAGGTTCCGTTTCGAACGATCTCCAAAACGCTCTGGAAAAAGCGAAGGAGAATATAGAGGCCTTCCATAGGGCGCAATTTCCTGCTCCATTGGATACGATCGTTTCGGGGAATCGTTTAGGAATCCGTTATACTCCGATCGAGTCGGTTTCCGTTTATGCTCCTGGCGGGAAGGCATTGTATCCTTCCACCATTCTGATGGGAGTGATTCCGGCGAAAATCGCCGGAGTTCCGCATGTTCAGATCGTGACTCCTCCCCAAAAAGGGGGGATTCCGGACGGTCTATTTGCCGCGGCAAAGGTAGCAGGAGCGGATGCGATCATCACTGTCGGAGGAGCGCAAGGAATCGCTGCTGCCGCGTTCGGTACGGAGACCATCCCCAAATCGGAATTCGTCATCGGTCCTGGAAATAAATTCGTGACCGCAGCCAAGATCATCCTGAGTGGGCAGGGAAGAATCGGAATCGATAGTCCGGCCGGGCCGAGCGAAGTATTGATCATCGCGGACGATTCCGCGAATCCGAATTGGGTTGCGGCGGACCTTCTTTCCCAAGCGGAACACGGAGAAGATTCCGCGGCCATCCTTTGCACCGATTCTATGGAATTCGCAAAACGGGTTTCGGAGGAATTGGATCTGGCTCTCATACAAAGGCCCAAGAGGAAAGAGATGAAATCCGCTTCGATCGAAAACGAGGGTTGGATTTTGGTCTTTCCCGACTTGGACGCTTGCTTAAAATTTTCCAACGAATACGCACCCGAACATTTGGAGATCCAAACCAGAAATTATCAGGAATTATTCCGGGGAGTCAAACATGCAGGCTCCGTCTTTTTAGGACCGTACTCTCCGGTTGCCATGGGGGATTATATCAGCGGAACGAACCATATTCTTCCTACGGCGGGAGGAAGCCGAATTTTTTCCTCCTTAGGCGTCGCCACCTTTCTGAAGAGAGTGACGTACCAGGAAGTGAATCCGGCTTCCTTGACGGAACTGTACCCGCACGTAAAAGTTCTTTCCGAATTCGAAGGGCTGGACGAGGAACACGGGAATTCCGTGAAAATCCGTATTACCGGAAAGTAA
- a CDS encoding exodeoxyribonuclease III encodes MKVICLNCNGIRASWTKGLGEFLEQENPDLVCFQETKAQPDQLAPELWEKLGYKAYFHSAEKKGYSGVGLWTKKEPKQVTYGIGVEEFDKEGRSVLADFGGFALWTVYFPSGTTGDVRQAAKMRFLAEFLKISQKMKKKHPNIILCGDVNIAHTEKDIHDPKGNAKSSGFLPEERAWLTDFLKTGWLDSFRALYPEKQEYSWWTFRAGARGKNKGWRIDYFFVPEELRKKLKSLTIQKDPILSDHAPMILEISL; translated from the coding sequence ATGAAAGTAATCTGTTTAAATTGTAACGGTATCCGTGCCTCCTGGACCAAGGGACTAGGAGAATTCCTCGAACAAGAAAACCCCGATTTGGTTTGTTTCCAAGAAACGAAGGCGCAACCCGACCAACTTGCTCCGGAACTTTGGGAGAAATTGGGGTACAAAGCGTATTTCCACTCCGCCGAAAAGAAAGGATATTCCGGAGTGGGCCTCTGGACCAAAAAAGAGCCGAAACAGGTAACCTACGGAATCGGGGTGGAGGAATTCGATAAGGAAGGAAGAAGCGTTCTCGCCGATTTCGGAGGGTTTGCCCTTTGGACGGTTTATTTTCCCTCCGGAACCACCGGAGATGTACGACAAGCCGCTAAAATGCGCTTCCTTGCCGAATTTTTAAAGATTTCGCAAAAAATGAAAAAAAAGCACCCAAACATCATCCTCTGCGGGGACGTAAACATAGCCCATACGGAAAAGGACATTCACGACCCGAAAGGAAACGCGAAAAGCAGCGGATTTTTACCGGAAGAAAGAGCCTGGCTCACGGACTTCCTAAAAACGGGATGGCTGGATTCCTTCCGAGCCTTGTACCCGGAAAAACAGGAATATTCCTGGTGGACCTTCCGGGCGGGAGCCAGAGGAAAGAACAAGGGTTGGAGGATCGATTACTTCTTTGTTCCGGAGGAATTGAGAAAAAAACTGAAAAGCCTAACCATCCAAAAGGACCCGATCCTTTCCGATCACGCCCCCATGATTTTAGAAATTTCTTTATAA
- a CDS encoding lipase family alpha/beta hydrolase yields the protein MFRVARIWIVSLLVFLVSGSLMASGGGSSAKPLSGSYPIVLAHGIFGWGSNSGIIDYWGGNAAYLQSQGATVITPTVTAMDSSANRAGLLKTAILTALAANNYNGKINIIGHSQGGLDSRYMVSNLGMSGRVASLTTLNTPHYGSPVANVVAAVIPSWALPYVATVLNAIVGVVYGESNENAIAGLKLLTTDGLAAFNSVTPNASGVKYFSYGSIITVPDLIQHPAMGLTYPICAIGAPFYGLSIANDGVVPSSSQLWGTWMGGPSYGILTSGVDHLEATNALYTGQTWYDTNGYFLSMASNAASNQ from the coding sequence ATGTTTCGTGTAGCGAGGATTTGGATCGTTTCGTTACTAGTTTTTCTAGTGTCAGGTTCGTTAATGGCTTCCGGTGGCGGTTCTTCGGCTAAACCACTTTCCGGTTCGTATCCCATTGTATTGGCTCATGGAATTTTCGGATGGGGAAGCAACTCCGGGATCATTGACTATTGGGGCGGAAACGCAGCTTACCTCCAGTCGCAAGGAGCTACGGTAATCACTCCTACCGTTACCGCGATGGATTCTTCCGCAAATAGAGCGGGCCTTTTGAAGACCGCAATCTTAACCGCATTGGCGGCAAACAATTATAACGGCAAGATCAATATCATCGGCCATTCCCAAGGTGGGTTGGATTCACGTTATATGGTATCCAATCTTGGAATGTCCGGTAGAGTTGCGAGTCTTACCACTTTGAATACTCCTCACTATGGTAGCCCGGTGGCAAACGTAGTAGCGGCAGTGATTCCGAGTTGGGCATTGCCTTATGTGGCAACCGTGCTCAACGCGATTGTAGGAGTGGTTTACGGCGAATCGAACGAGAATGCGATCGCAGGGTTGAAACTTCTGACGACCGACGGGTTGGCTGCATTTAACAGCGTTACTCCGAACGCTTCCGGCGTGAAGTATTTCTCCTATGGATCCATTATTACCGTTCCGGATTTAATCCAACACCCTGCAATGGGTTTGACCTATCCGATTTGTGCGATCGGAGCTCCGTTCTACGGACTGAGCATCGCGAACGACGGAGTGGTTCCTTCTTCCTCGCAACTTTGGGGTACTTGGATGGGCGGACCTTCTTACGGAATCCTAACTTCGGGTGTGGATCACTTGGAAGCGACGAATGCGCTGTATACCGGACAAACTTGGTATGATACCAACGGTTACTTTCTGAGCATGGCTTCCAACGCGGCAAGCAACCAATAA
- a CDS encoding GGDEF domain-containing response regulator — translation MTSPDLRKDRILILDDAPENCLLVERILKKAGYGEVISTQNPETALEWLGLSGDPKKRRPVSLLLLDILLPGGQNGLDLLRQFGDREELADLPVIIITAIHDTHTLESAFEAGAVDYVTKPFDATELRARVRSALRLRHEMVQRRQREKDLEEITDKLSEAYQTLLRVSRTDGLSGVWNRRFFDEILDVEWKRASRSEKPISLLLIDIDFFKRFNDTYGHQAGDDCIRKVASVLKETAKRAGDFAARYGGEEFAIILPETDEERAMVVAEKVRTKILELQIPHKMSETLEIVSVSIGVATGQGNKNEMNREDMVRMADEALYQSKANGRNRATPYSSLNRKS, via the coding sequence ATGACTTCTCCGGACCTACGGAAAGACCGAATTTTGATTTTAGACGATGCCCCCGAAAACTGCCTTTTGGTGGAAAGGATCCTAAAAAAGGCGGGCTATGGGGAAGTGATTTCCACGCAGAATCCGGAGACCGCTTTGGAGTGGTTGGGTTTGAGCGGGGATCCGAAGAAAAGGCGACCCGTATCCCTGTTACTGCTGGATATACTCCTACCGGGAGGCCAAAATGGGCTGGACCTTCTCCGCCAATTCGGGGATCGGGAGGAACTCGCAGATCTTCCCGTGATCATCATCACCGCCATACACGATACCCACACTTTGGAATCCGCTTTCGAAGCGGGAGCGGTGGATTATGTTACGAAGCCTTTCGACGCCACGGAACTTAGGGCGAGAGTGCGTTCCGCTCTTAGACTGAGGCACGAGATGGTGCAGAGGCGGCAAAGGGAAAAGGATCTGGAAGAAATCACGGACAAACTCTCCGAAGCGTACCAGACCCTTCTTCGAGTCTCTAGAACGGACGGGCTTTCCGGAGTTTGGAACCGAAGATTTTTCGACGAGATTCTGGACGTGGAATGGAAGAGGGCCAGTCGCTCCGAAAAACCGATCTCTCTCCTATTGATCGATATAGATTTCTTTAAGAGGTTCAATGATACGTACGGCCACCAAGCAGGGGATGATTGCATCCGAAAAGTCGCATCCGTTTTAAAGGAAACCGCGAAAAGAGCCGGCGACTTTGCGGCAAGATACGGCGGGGAAGAATTTGCGATCATTTTGCCCGAAACAGACGAAGAGCGGGCCATGGTCGTTGCGGAGAAGGTTCGGACGAAGATCCTGGAATTGCAGATCCCGCACAAAATGTCCGAAACGTTGGAAATCGTTTCCGTGAGTATCGGTGTAGCTACCGGCCAAGGAAACAAAAACGAAATGAACCGTGAAGATATGGTTCGTATGGCGGATGAAGCATTGTATCAATCCAAAGCCAACGGTAGAAACCGTGCGACCCCGTATTCCAGCTTGAACCGGAAGTCCTGA